One genomic region from Branchiostoma lanceolatum isolate klBraLanc5 chromosome 7, klBraLanc5.hap2, whole genome shotgun sequence encodes:
- the LOC136438170 gene encoding probable tubulin polyglutamylase TTLL9 isoform X1: MSRTQKQPSYLGRPIQKKTIGDRVVRFRTAFSNTIFDVLKGRGWQEVQGDMGWDFYWCDLSWMREVFDHYYMEEHCRINHFRNHYELTRKNLMVKNLKKFRKQVEREQGKLEASKCDFFPTTFELPSEYHMFVEEFKRNLGSLWIMKPIAKAQGKGIFLFRKLKDITDWKKESYKSQEERRNDDKEPVETYIVQKYIENPYLIGGKKFDLRVYVLVTSIIPMKAWLYREGFARFSNTRYSLDSIDDTYIHLTNVAVQKTAPEYDADKGCKWSLNQLRRYLIARHGIEAVEDMLKKMDDIFIYSLLCVQKIMINDKHCFELYGYDIMLDEKLKPWLIETNASPSLTASNQEDYELKCRLLEDTLNVVDMEGRLTGKEKRIGGYDLMWNDGPVTLEEGGLDCMSAPTYTSNTHLGCFNDREKQLKQLFRSLQMAKKTTTV; this comes from the exons ATGTCGAGGACTCAAAAACAG CCGAGCTATCTTGGGCGGCCGATACAGAAGAAGACCATTGG AGATCGTGTGGTGAGGTTTAGAACTGCTTTCTCCAACACCATTTTTGATGTGTTGAAGGGTAGAGGATGGCAGGAGGTCCAGGG AGATATGGGGTGGGACTTCTATTGGTGCGATTTGAGTTGGATGCGAGAGGTGTTCGACCACTACTACATGGAGGAACACTGTCGTATTAACCACTTCAGGAACCACTATGAG CTGACACGAAAGAATCTGATGGTGAAGAATCTGAAGAAGTTCCGGAAACAGGTGGAAAGAGAGCAGGGGAAACTAGAGGCCTCCAA atgtgatttttttcctaCAACATTTGAACTACCA TCAGAGTACCACATGTTTGTGGAAGAGTTCAAAAGGAACCTGGGAAGCCTGTGGATCATGAAACCT ATTGCTAAGGCTCAAGGCAAAGGCATATTCCTCTTCAGAAAGCTGAAAGACATCACAGACTGGAAAAAG GAAAGCTACAAGTCCCAGGAGGAGAGAAGAAATGACGACAAGGAGCCAGTTGAGACGTACATCGTACAGAAGTACATCGAGAACCCGTATCTCATCGGGGGCAAGAAGTTTGACCTGAGGGTGTATGTGCTCGTCACTTCT ATCATTCCAATGAAGGCCTGGCTGTACAGAGAAGGGTTTGCCAGATTCTCCAACACCAGATACTCCCTGGACTCtatagatgatacat ACATCCATCTGACCAATGTGGCTGTACAGAAAACTGCTCCTGAATATGATGCAGATAAG GGCTGTAAGTGGTCACTGAACCAGCTGAGACGGTACCTCATAGCAAGACATGGAATAGAGGCG GTTGAAGATATGCTGAAGAAGATGGACGACATCTTCATCTACAGTCTTCTGTGTGTGCAGAAGATCATGATTAATGACAAACACTGCTTCGAGCTGTATGGTTATGATATCATGTTGGATGAGAAGCTCAAACC GTGGTTGATCGAAACGAACGCCTCTCCCTCACTCACGGCCAGTAACCAGGAAGATTACGAGCTGAAATGTCGTCTCCTGGAGGATACGCTTAATGTCGTGGACATGGAGGGACG ACTTACAGGGAAGGAGAAGAGAATTGGTGGGTATGACTTGATGTGGAATGACGGCCCTGTGACTCTGGAGGAGGGAGGACTGGACTGTATGTCTGCTCCAACGTACACAAGTAATACACATCTAG GTTGTTTCAATGACAGAGAGAAGCAGCTCAAACAACTGTTCCGGTCCTTACAGAtggccaagaagaccacaaCTGTATAA
- the LOC136438170 gene encoding probable tubulin polyglutamylase TTLL9 isoform X3 — protein MAGGPGLTRKNLMVKNLKKFRKQVEREQGKLEASKCDFFPTTFELPSEYHMFVEEFKRNLGSLWIMKPIAKAQGKGIFLFRKLKDITDWKKESYKSQEERRNDDKEPVETYIVQKYIENPYLIGGKKFDLRVYVLVTSIIPMKAWLYREGFARFSNTRYSLDSIDDTYIHLTNVAVQKTAPEYDADKGCKWSLNQLRRYLIARHGIEAVEDMLKKMDDIFIYSLLCVQKIMINDKHCFELYGYDIMLDEKLKPWLIETNASPSLTASNQEDYELKCRLLEDTLNVVDMEGRLTGKEKRIGGYDLMWNDGPVTLEEGGLDCMSAPTYTSNTHLGCFNDREKQLKQLFRSLQMAKKTTTV, from the exons ATGGCAGGAGGTCCAGGG CTGACACGAAAGAATCTGATGGTGAAGAATCTGAAGAAGTTCCGGAAACAGGTGGAAAGAGAGCAGGGGAAACTAGAGGCCTCCAA atgtgatttttttcctaCAACATTTGAACTACCA TCAGAGTACCACATGTTTGTGGAAGAGTTCAAAAGGAACCTGGGAAGCCTGTGGATCATGAAACCT ATTGCTAAGGCTCAAGGCAAAGGCATATTCCTCTTCAGAAAGCTGAAAGACATCACAGACTGGAAAAAG GAAAGCTACAAGTCCCAGGAGGAGAGAAGAAATGACGACAAGGAGCCAGTTGAGACGTACATCGTACAGAAGTACATCGAGAACCCGTATCTCATCGGGGGCAAGAAGTTTGACCTGAGGGTGTATGTGCTCGTCACTTCT ATCATTCCAATGAAGGCCTGGCTGTACAGAGAAGGGTTTGCCAGATTCTCCAACACCAGATACTCCCTGGACTCtatagatgatacat ACATCCATCTGACCAATGTGGCTGTACAGAAAACTGCTCCTGAATATGATGCAGATAAG GGCTGTAAGTGGTCACTGAACCAGCTGAGACGGTACCTCATAGCAAGACATGGAATAGAGGCG GTTGAAGATATGCTGAAGAAGATGGACGACATCTTCATCTACAGTCTTCTGTGTGTGCAGAAGATCATGATTAATGACAAACACTGCTTCGAGCTGTATGGTTATGATATCATGTTGGATGAGAAGCTCAAACC GTGGTTGATCGAAACGAACGCCTCTCCCTCACTCACGGCCAGTAACCAGGAAGATTACGAGCTGAAATGTCGTCTCCTGGAGGATACGCTTAATGTCGTGGACATGGAGGGACG ACTTACAGGGAAGGAGAAGAGAATTGGTGGGTATGACTTGATGTGGAATGACGGCCCTGTGACTCTGGAGGAGGGAGGACTGGACTGTATGTCTGCTCCAACGTACACAAGTAATACACATCTAG GTTGTTTCAATGACAGAGAGAAGCAGCTCAAACAACTGTTCCGGTCCTTACAGAtggccaagaagaccacaaCTGTATAA
- the LOC136438170 gene encoding probable tubulin polyglutamylase TTLL9 isoform X2 — MGWDFYWCDLSWMREVFDHYYMEEHCRINHFRNHYELTRKNLMVKNLKKFRKQVEREQGKLEASKCDFFPTTFELPSEYHMFVEEFKRNLGSLWIMKPIAKAQGKGIFLFRKLKDITDWKKESYKSQEERRNDDKEPVETYIVQKYIENPYLIGGKKFDLRVYVLVTSIIPMKAWLYREGFARFSNTRYSLDSIDDTYIHLTNVAVQKTAPEYDADKGCKWSLNQLRRYLIARHGIEAVEDMLKKMDDIFIYSLLCVQKIMINDKHCFELYGYDIMLDEKLKPWLIETNASPSLTASNQEDYELKCRLLEDTLNVVDMEGRLTGKEKRIGGYDLMWNDGPVTLEEGGLDCMSAPTYTSNTHLGCFNDREKQLKQLFRSLQMAKKTTTV, encoded by the exons ATGGGGTGGGACTTCTATTGGTGCGATTTGAGTTGGATGCGAGAGGTGTTCGACCACTACTACATGGAGGAACACTGTCGTATTAACCACTTCAGGAACCACTATGAG CTGACACGAAAGAATCTGATGGTGAAGAATCTGAAGAAGTTCCGGAAACAGGTGGAAAGAGAGCAGGGGAAACTAGAGGCCTCCAA atgtgatttttttcctaCAACATTTGAACTACCA TCAGAGTACCACATGTTTGTGGAAGAGTTCAAAAGGAACCTGGGAAGCCTGTGGATCATGAAACCT ATTGCTAAGGCTCAAGGCAAAGGCATATTCCTCTTCAGAAAGCTGAAAGACATCACAGACTGGAAAAAG GAAAGCTACAAGTCCCAGGAGGAGAGAAGAAATGACGACAAGGAGCCAGTTGAGACGTACATCGTACAGAAGTACATCGAGAACCCGTATCTCATCGGGGGCAAGAAGTTTGACCTGAGGGTGTATGTGCTCGTCACTTCT ATCATTCCAATGAAGGCCTGGCTGTACAGAGAAGGGTTTGCCAGATTCTCCAACACCAGATACTCCCTGGACTCtatagatgatacat ACATCCATCTGACCAATGTGGCTGTACAGAAAACTGCTCCTGAATATGATGCAGATAAG GGCTGTAAGTGGTCACTGAACCAGCTGAGACGGTACCTCATAGCAAGACATGGAATAGAGGCG GTTGAAGATATGCTGAAGAAGATGGACGACATCTTCATCTACAGTCTTCTGTGTGTGCAGAAGATCATGATTAATGACAAACACTGCTTCGAGCTGTATGGTTATGATATCATGTTGGATGAGAAGCTCAAACC GTGGTTGATCGAAACGAACGCCTCTCCCTCACTCACGGCCAGTAACCAGGAAGATTACGAGCTGAAATGTCGTCTCCTGGAGGATACGCTTAATGTCGTGGACATGGAGGGACG ACTTACAGGGAAGGAGAAGAGAATTGGTGGGTATGACTTGATGTGGAATGACGGCCCTGTGACTCTGGAGGAGGGAGGACTGGACTGTATGTCTGCTCCAACGTACACAAGTAATACACATCTAG GTTGTTTCAATGACAGAGAGAAGCAGCTCAAACAACTGTTCCGGTCCTTACAGAtggccaagaagaccacaaCTGTATAA
- the LOC136438727 gene encoding cytochrome P450 2D10-like, with amino-acid sequence MPCPWVLGLGLDTVEYQLDKWAKELGEVYRVNILGDELYVVSEYPALKEMMEKEAFSTRGDRNIMAATGGDQDILMAPYGEVFKERRRFATSVFRLLGVKMGRGSIQDQIREEARFTCVKISAYSGQPFDVSADLTTATGNIICALVFGLTTGTPDSGICR; translated from the exons ATGCCGTGCCCATGGGTGCTGGGGCTGGGCTTAGACACAGTAGAGTACCAA CTCGACAAGTGGGCGAAAGAGCTCGGCGAAGTTTACCGCGTCAACATCTTGGGTGATGAACTCTATGTTGTGAGTGAATACCCGGCTCTCAAGGAAATGATGGAGAAGGAGGCGTTTTCTACACGGGGTGATAGAAATATCATGGCTGCTACCGGGGGTGATCAGG ACATCTTAATGGCTCCTTACGGAGAAGTCTTCAAGGAACGGCGGAGGTTTGCAACCAGTGTCTTCAGACTACTAGGAGTGAAGATGGGCCGAGGGAGCATACAAGATCAAATTCGAGAGGAGGCACGTTTTACTTGTGTCAAG ATATCTGCATACAGCGGGCAACCGTTTGACGTCTCGGCCGACCTGACAACAGCCACAGGGAACATCATCTGCGCCCTGGTCTTCGGTTTGACTACAGGGACACCAGATTCCGGCATCTGCAGATGA